In Anopheles bellator chromosome 2, idAnoBellAS_SP24_06.2, whole genome shotgun sequence, the genomic stretch TGCGATTGCGTGCGTACCCTCGTAGTCCTCGTTTCGTGCGTgaatgcgtgcgtgcgtgcgtgcgtgcgtgtccccTTCGTGGAAGCGTGTCGCGCAGCGGAAGGGACGACGGCAGGGACGGGGTAGGAAAAGGCAAATATCCAATGGAAcgcgctgtgctgtgcgggGTGCAAATTGCATTGGTATGTGGAATATTATTTTCGTCGATCAACGCCGCCAAACGGGGacagcgccaccagcagcgccagcagcttCTCCCCGTCGCGCCAACAACGTGAAAAACGCCATGGAATATTCGATAATCAGTGCGAGTCTCTTCCGGACGGGCAGCGCAGCAAAATGTGGAATGTGGaattgaatgcaaatttgtgtgtatgtgcggcGGAGGTGTAcatgtgtgcgcgtgtgtgtgcgctttTTGTGGTGCTATCATGGGTGCCCCGTGAACGGGTCGGAGCAGCAAACCTGGCCTCCACCGTTTCGAGGTGCCATTTCgagtaaacaaacgaacaaatgGGGCCTGTTCGGCCGGGAATGCCCGTATCGTCGTCCAGGTCCAGGAGTTGTGTGTGATGATCGTTGTCCCGATCTACACTCCTGTCCACTGCTGTCCCATTGGTACTTATCGCACAGTCAAACGGAGGTAGTGGAATGTGTTAGCCCTGCACACGACGGGGCCACCGCTCGGCAACACTTTTACCGTTCGTCGGGCGGATTaagaggaagcaaaaacattccaTCAGCGATGCGCGCTCGCTGTGTCATCGCAGGTTCCAGGCGGCCTCAACTAGATTCCTGGattatgcaaattgaaacgaaatcgTCTCCGCTGTTCGAAGGAATGCTATCAACCCCGGGCAGGCGCGCTCGCTTGAGTAATCTCTATTGCTTGCAATTCCTAAACAGCCTactgtgtgtttattttttcctctCGTCGGCATTGCCCTCTTTGCTGGCGAGTTTCTTCCTCGCATCGGCACGCAAGCTGACGGCCGCTTGCGTGGACTTTAAAGCGAGCAGTGTAAGGTCAAAGATTTCGTTGCGGTTGCATTTCGTTGGAATGGGCGACAAGATTCTGCGGACCGCTTCTGCTGGCCGATCCGGCCACACCGTCCGCACCTAAAAGCACACACCACCGTCCCGCTTCCCGTGGTTCTTTTCTCAACACACAGTGCAACATTTCGCCGTGCCTTGGGGGCATAGAAGATGTCGCGCGAGTCGCGGCATGTGTGGAGAAAAACGGCCCACCGTGTGACGTCTTCCTTTTTGCCAATCTTTTCTGTGCTTTTTTTACATTCCGTGCATTCCACGAATAATTAGAATAAACCGAACGCGCATgaaagtgtgtgcgtgctaatgtgtatgtgtgtgtgtaccgtacatacacgcgcacacggTGTATAGACAGGTCGTTCTACGTGAGTCACGGTCTATGCAGTTGGTTTACTTCGTTTCATTGTACATTTTTCCCCACCATCGGCGTAAATCCTGCTCCGGAACCGTCACCGTACGGCGGGTTACATGAGGAATCCTGCGTGCGATCTGTTTGACCTCccgccgggcaccgggcaagGATTGGTGGCGTTATGAAAGAGCATCCTTTGATTAGTTCGGATTCCCTTTGGATGGTTTGACAGAGCATCCTTTGATTGGTTGCAGTATTTCGAATGATCGTACAGGACTGCCAATTTTTCTGTTCCGGTTTGCAACTTCTTACTACAACGCAACTGTTCTATGTTGTTCTCTTTCCCCGTGCCACAGTTTTAGGAAATAGCAATAAGTTATGCATATTATAAGTCAGGATGAATGGAAAAGGCGGCAAAGTTCCGTCGTCAGTGGCGCGCCACTCGACGTACAACGCGATCGCACTGGAGCAGATCAAAAACGAATTGATGCCTTACGAGACGGGCCAGCCGTTGGGTGGTAGTCAGGTAAGTTCAGGGGTTAttccattttgtgttttcgtttcggcccACTAATGGCACGGCTCCGGCCAATGGCTGGCCTAAACTATCCTTGCAGATCACAGCCCCTCTGAAGCGCAAACCGAGCATCGAGAAGGATGCACCCCAATCGCCGCTGCACATGCAGCGAACCAGCCCGGCCCTCGATTCCGGGGCCGGCAGCTCGCGATCGAATAGTCCACACTCGCAGCAACCGTTCGTCGCGCTCGGACGCAGCTCGCAATACTCACCGTCCCCGTGTCCGACGAACTTTAGCGATGCGCCTCCGATTCCGCCGCCTCGCTGTTCTTCGACACCATCGACTCCTCAGCCACCGAACCCGATGCATCTGCTGAAGCGCATGTCCCCGGCATCGGTGGCTTCGGGGCGGAACGGTCAGTTCGGTGCATCGCAGTCGCCGGCCCGCGGTTCGTCGCCCATCTCGAGCACCAACCAGCTCCGGCAACCGATCATCGTGCAGAACGGGCCGCAGGTGCAACAGCAACTTAGCCAGCAGATGGCCGTGTACACGGGAAGCGAACCGCCCCCTCCGTACCCGCAGATCGGTCCATCGTCCCCGCCAAACTATTTGTCGTCTTTTCACAGTCGCCAAAGTCCGACCCAATCGTCGCAGGACTTTCGCAAAAGCCCCAGCTCCGGCTTCTACTCGAACGCCTCGATCGGGTCGTCCAGCCCGATCACCGTCTCGCAACCGGGCGGAGGTGTCGGTTCATCCGGGGGTTCGTCCGGGGCATGCGGGGGCTCGATTCAGCGTCCGATACCGTTGCAACCGAAACCGTCAGCGCAtgcggggccaccgccaccgaagaGTGCCCAGCATCCGATCATCATGCATTCGGTCAAATCTACGCAGGTCCAGAAGCCGATTCTGCAGACGGCCGTTgccccaccggcaccggccggcgcTGGAGGAGGCCATCCGCTGCAAGTGATCGATCGTCAcaatccaccaccaccatcgtatGCCGTCTCGGTGCAACACAAGCTCAGCAAAGCATCCGGCTACGGGATGGCTACCAGCGttacaccaccgccaccgtctcCGTCTGCCGTCATCGCGCACGATACCGCGAGACCACTGGCCGGCGGGTCCTCCTCCGTCGGTCCGAAGCAACCACCACAGCAGCTTCGCGCCAAACCCACGCTGCCCGGTATGCGGGAGCATCCCACAAACGCCGGGACACCACCGTCAGCCAACGGCggcggatcgtcgtcgtcatcgtcgtcggcccagCCACAGGTGGTATCGGGTAACGGCGGCAGCGGTAACGGAACTCCCACGGCCATGCACagtggtggcggcagtggtGGGAACTCTCCGCACGATCCGCCGTCTTACGATTCGACGATGATTCTGTTGCAAAAACACTCGTCGCCCGGCAAAAAAGAACCCCCGCCCTATCTGCATGATGGAGGGTCGGCGcctccactgccaccgcctCCCAACTGCCACGACCAaaccgcggtggcggcggcagcggcagcagcaaccaacgATCACAGCAATGGCCTCgagcatcaccagcatcatcagctaagggccggaagtgccggcAGTGttggtgccggcggcggtcccGGTCACAATCTGGGGATCAGCGAGAGTGGCGGAATGCCAAACGGAGGCAACCATCTGCCACCCAGCGGCAGCGGGGTCAACAGCAGTAGTAGTCATAATGCTAACGCGAATaatattaacaacaacaacactaaTGCTaatgcaaataataataataatatgaaTAGTATGCATAATCACAATAATCACGACACTAGCACGATGATGCACAGTAGCAACAGCGTCAATAATAATGCCATCAGCAATGGTAGCAAGGCTAGCCAGAGTCAGGTAGCGGCGGCGTCTAATTACGGAAGCAGCCGGACGCACGGAGATGATGGGCTATCGCAACACCATctgctccatcatcatcacgccgccggtcaccatcagcagcaccacccaTCGGCGAAGGTGATGAAGGGCCATATGAATGGACCGTATGCTCACAAAGGGGCCGCTGTGatgcatcaacaacaatcgctacaccagcaacaccatcaccagcagcaacagcagcagcaccggcttCCGTTGCCACACCAGCAACATCAGCCGGTATCGCACGATATCAAGCAGCAGCGTGGAATGGCGACAGCGTCCGTGCGAAGTACTCTCATGAAAACGGTGCGCTTCCCGACCATCAGCAGCAATGGTCCCGCTCCGGTCTATAccaatggcggtggtggtggtgctggcagTGGCATGATGCCGCACGATAGCAACGGGAATGAAAGGGAACCCTCTTCACCATCAGCCGTTCATCCACCGGCGGCAGTTGGACCGACGACTAGTAGTGGCAATACTGGAGCCGGGTCTGCTACCTCTTCTAGCGCCGGCAGTGGTGGCACCGGCGCAGGGGACGATAACCCGCGGAAGATCAAGCACCAGTCACCGATCCCGGAGCGCAAGAATCTGTCGAAGGAGAAGGAAGCGGAGCGCTCGGAGTGCAAGGTGAAGCACTACTCGCCCCAGGCGTACAAGTTCTTCATGGAGCAGCACATCGAGAATGTGCTAAAGTCGTACTCGCAGCGCAACTTTCGCATCAAGCAGCTGGAGAGCGAAATGTCGAAGCTCGACCTGCCGGAAGAGACAAAGATCGAGATGCGCAAGCTCCTTTGCCAGAAGGAGAGCAACTACATTCGGCTGAAGCGCGCCAAGATGGACAAGTCGATGTTTGccaaaatcaaaacgatcggtGTCGGGGCGTTCGGTGAGGTGACGTTGGTGAAGAAGATCGACACTACCAACCATCTGTACGCGATGAAAACGCTGCGCAAGGCAGACGTGCTGAAGCGCAACCAGGTGGCTCACGTGAAGGCGGAGCGGGACATTCTCGCCGAGGCCGACAACGAGTGGGTCGTGAAGCTGTACTACAGCTTCCAGGACAAGGACAATCTTTACTTCGTGATGGACTACATACCGGGTAGGTTCACTGCGAATGAGAACGGGTACTCCGTTCGATCGACTGGAGTTTTTCAATCGCACCATTTCATCTGTTTTTGCACAGGCGGAGATCTCATGTCGCTGCTGATAAAGAAAGGCATATTCGAGGAAGACCTGGCCCGATTCTACATCGCTGAGCTGACGTGTGCCATCGACAGCGTGCACAAAATGGGATTCATTCACCGGTACGTTGTCCAATGGACCGTACGAGTTTAAATTAGCGAAACGCATTGCTTAATTTGTAACATTCTCTTCTCCCCCGGACAGCGATATCAAACCAGACAACGTACTGATCGACCGAAAGGGCCACATCAAGTTGACCGACTTTGGTCTCTGTACCGGTTTTCGCTGGACACACGACTCCAAGTACTACCAGAAGAATGGTGAGTGTTATCGTCCGCTTGCGTGCCGAACATTCTGTGCCTTGCGCTTGTTAACGTTCCTTCCATCGACCGCCCACTTCTAGACCATGCCCGGCAGGACTCGATGGAAGCGTGGAGTAAATTCGGCTCCGATATTCCACCACCACTAGAGAGGTTCGTACACTGACCCTCGAAATAGGTGTTCCAATCGTTCATTGCTCGCTCTGTACCTTTTAGGCGGAAGTTCCGCGAAAAGAATCGCGCCAAGGCGCACTCCATAGTGGGAACTCCAAACTAcattgcaccggaagtgctgaTGCGCAGCGGATACACGCAGCTGTGCGATTGGTGGAGCGTCGGTGTCATACTGTACGAGATGCTAGTCGGACAACCTCCCTTTTTAGCAAACACGGCAGAAGAAACACAGATTAAggtatggtggtggtgggctgcgGCACACAGAGGCTACACGTTGAATTTGTGTGAAAGAGTTTGAGCGAAATCATGGTTCTCCCGTTGTTTTCTAGGTAATACATTGGGAAAAAACACTGCGAATTCCAGCGGAGGCGCAGCTGACGCCAGAAGCCAAGGACATCATACTGGGGCTGTGCACGAAGGAGGAGGATCGGATTGGGCGCAACGTGGACGAGATTAAATCGCATCCGTTTTTCCGGTCGATCGACTTTAGCAAGGACCTGCGTAGCCAGCAGGCACTGTACGAGCCGAAGATCAAGTACCCGACCGACACGTCCAATTTCGACCCGATCGACCCGGGCCGACTGCAggactcgtcgtcgtcctgcgaCGACGGTGGTCCGGGGGGCAACCTGGACGAACTGTGCGACAGCGGGAAACCGTTCCACCACGGGTTCTTCGAGTTTACCTTCCGGCGGTTTTTCGATGACGATTGTGATCACAAAATCACGCTCGACTCGAGCGAGGGACAGGCGGAAGCTATTTATGTATGATAATTACTCTAATATTATTAACTCTATTACCCCATTATACAATTACTGAACGTAAAGTATATaacaaaagaaacggaaaccgcACGCGAAAGACGCGGGTTGCGCTCGGGGACAAAGCGGAGCAGCGAAACACAGCGGATGCCCCATGGGTGCGATAAACAGTATCAATTCGACGCTCCCTGGCAATAGTTTGATCGGTGCAGAGCAAGGCAGTAGATAGCAGCCTAAGTGCACTTACAAGGATACCAAGAGTGACTCTTGGCTTTACAGAGAGAGGGGAGTGCGACTATACAACACCGGCTCCTCTCCAGGAGATAGAAACGAAAATAATTCGTTCAAAACTAGACACAGTAAATTAGCAAACGATGCGCTACACGTACCGCACCGTGCGGATTCGTTATTCGAGCTTAAAGAAAGGGACGGAACGctacgcaaaacaaacgcccCGGCGCGCACTGTGGGAGCTCATACAGGTTTAGTTTCTCTTCCTTGGATTATCTCTACtactattttattattttttaatacGCGAATTCGTTGTACAGTGCAAATATGTGTGATTCTGGATTTAGAGAGTATTTAGAGCGTAAGAGAAGAGAGGCCGGATAGGGAAAGCGAAAAGAGCAAAACAGTGGGGCAGGGTGGAAGCGTGAAGGGCAACGATAAACGATAGAAACGTATTCTGAATCGTAATACtctaaaaaagcgaaaatatgataaataaAACGCGAACAACGGATCGAAAATCCCACACCGGAGGCGGAGCATTAGGACGCTTGAAACTCAACGCGGATCGGGAAAACAACGAGCTGGAAtcaaaaatggagcaaaacgGGGACAGAGAGAAAACTAAATCCGCGCACCTGAAAGAGTTTAATGGAGGGCGAACGATGTAGATGTAATTTTGAACAGCCGAAGGGTCAAAAGCAACTTAGGAATTTGGGCGTATCTTTGTTCGGGGTAAGCGTATAGTATAGTCAAAGAGAAggataggaaaaaaaacgacaccACGAAACAGGAACAACCCAGGAACTAAAAGCAACAATCAGAGTTTGGCCTTAAACTATTTATACACCATATGTGGAATCGGAaagggggaaaacaaaatagctgcggtttctttttctcatcacaaataaaaaggaataaaatgtaaaagcaGAGACGACAAGATGTTTTTTTAGCGGTAAAAAGGCCGGAGCATACATGAGTCCTTATTGAATCGCTCGCTCAACTGGAAAGATAATTTGGCGGCCGCTGTAAAGGGAGTGGTTCTCAGCAATAATAATTCTCATTTGATTCCCACCAAAGCAAATCAGTTGACGGGATAAGTACCGAATAAGTTTATTTAGGAAATGGTGCTCGTTACCTGTCTTCAGCAGGGACGCCACAGAAAACACGAAGAAGCTTGCTTCGACTTCGATATTACTCTTTGGTGGTGATGCCAATAGACATGGCCATGGCTTTACCACTGCCAGTCATCCCCGATATTTTAGAAGTAATGACGAACGGCTTGTGACACTATTTTGAgcaatttttaaaattcatgATTATCGATTTGCGACGAGAGATACCGTGAGTCACTCGAGCACAATAACATCCATCGGATcggtgtttgctttcgctgGTTGTCCTCCGGAACTCGTACCGATGGAaacgttttccgtttcgcgtgCCTTGTTCGCTTTCTGGCGCTCTGCCAGTTTTTGCTGCAGCGTTTTCGCTTGCTGCTGATTCGAACTGCTGTGGAGTTGGAAATGGAAGCTTATTAAGGTCTCTTTAAGGTCGGATAGTAACGCTTACCTTCCCAACTGCTGCAGCATGGTCACCGACGAGGATGACAGGGACGAGGACGGCGATGTGGCTGCTGTGATCGACATACCGGACGTGCTTGTTGCGGGCCTTCCGTAGCTGTCGACCGAAAATCCCGAAGGTAGTGGTGTGATGGTGGCCCCGATACGTGGAATATTAGTAGGGCCGGCCGTACTGAAGCCTCGATTGCCGGCACCGGACCCCACCGTGCTCTTTGGGGAAGCtttgttcgattgtttcgccgATTTCGCGCGGCTTCCTCCAGTCGACGTCTTCGTTGTACTACCCACACCGGCGATGACGCCGGCACTGGCTGCCTTCGATTTAAGCAAGCTGGTCGCGGCAGAGAGGTCATTGCGACTGTTGTGCTGTAGCAGCAGCGAACGGGCCATGTGCGGATACTTTTGCAGCAGTTCTGTGTAGGACGCAACTAAATCCATCATACTAGTGCCGGCACCCGCGGCTTTCTCCGCTAGACCTGCATTCGGATTGGAAGTTGCAGCTGACGGCGGCTTACCGACGCCTGCTGTGCCCATTGGTTGCATTAGGGGCCCAAGCACGGGTTCTATCGATAAACCCGGAACAGCGAGCTGTGGTATTCCCGACGGTGGTGGAGGAGTTGGCCGAGCATATGGTGTAGGACGTGCCTGTGGTCCCAGCGCCTTTTTGCTCTTGGACTTACGACTCCCTGTAGGTTCCTTTGATCGTGCTACGATTGGACCTTCGCTAGGTGTGATGGTTAGCATAGGCAATGGCGAAGCCACGCGTCCCGGAAGCTGTGACGAGCCAGCGAACGGTGATGAAACGCGGTCTCTCTTctgggacgacgacgacgacgaagagctCACCGTCGAAAGGGTGATTGTGGCcagttgatgctgctgttcgAAGCTACCGGGCAAGAGAGTGGTTACGGTAGACGACTTAGCGGATGTCTTTTtagctccaccaccaccaccagccccagtAAGTGTCTGCTGGCCAAGAAAGTAATCTTGGGAACCCATGGTAGATTTCGGAATCATTACGGTTGAAGCGGTCAGTTGAGGCGGAGTGTCCGTGCTCCGTTCGGTGTTGGGTGACAGAGCCGATGCCGTTGGTTGGGGTAATTTAAAGGAAGCTGAAATAAATAGGAAGCCTTGCTGAGTACAATCCGAATCGCACCAAACATCATGTCAGCATACCCAAGTACTCCGTTAGGGCCGCCTTCATCATCGGATTGTTGCCGATTGAAGCGATGTTCGGCATGGTGCTGAAGATTTTAAGATATTGTTGGAACAGGGTGGAACTTGTGCTTGCCGCACTCGAAGGGGTTCCGGATGCCGAACTAGGGCCTGGTGTTATCGATAGTTGGATATCTGCTGAAGCAGACGGCGGCATTTTTGTTACGTTTGATTGTTGGTGCTGCGAAAAGGAAGTAGATGTGCCAAATGTTGATGGAATGGCACTTTtaccgccagcagcatcgagCTTTATTGGAGTAATGGTCACGCGTGACGATAAATCTGTTATCATGGTGCTCATTGTTCCCGATTGGGCCAGCTGATGCGCTGGCATCGGATAGTTGTAGTGTTGAGGGAGCGACCCCAACGGTTCACTTAGCACAGCGGTTGATGTGGTTATTTTCGATATCGGAACAcgtcggttttgtttcgtcaaCCCCGGAATAAAGTTCTGCAATGAAAGTAGGGGGAAAATTTTGAGAACATAGCCTAAGAGTTAAGAAAACTGCACAATTACCGCCGATATTGGTTGCATCGGAACGATCACCATCGCAGGAAGATCTCCACTCGTGATGGTCTGCTTGCCACCGTTAGCTGTCGTAGCTATGGGCCCTGTAGCCAATGCGCCAGTGGTCCCTCCAGCAACACCAACGGCATTCTGCTGTTTCTCCTGCGTTTTGCGATAGTTCATCTCGTAAGTGCACAGTTTAATGGCCAGATCGAACATATTGGTGGTTTCCGGTAGCTTTGCCACCTTGTCACTAACGAATGCCCGGTATGCGTCGATCATCACGCTGGCAAAGAGTGGTTCCTTGGGCTGTATGTTCTTCACTATCTTACGGTACGCCTTGTACACTTCGATCATCAGCGACAGCAGATCGGTATCGTTCCGTCCATCGGCCGATTTTTTCAGCAAACTCCGGTAGACCTGAACGCAGAAAAGAATCGCCTGCTGGACCAGCTCCTTGCGCTCATAATCGTTGAGATATTTTCTAAAACACAAGTAATTGGCATAAGATTCTGAATTTACTTTAAACCGATTGTACGAAGACGCCTACTTATCCGGCTCCGGTGTGCGGTGCAACTGCAGCGCCAGTTCGAGCAGAATTTCGTGCTCCAAAAATTCTTTTAACGTTTCCATCAACACAATTACGCACTTGGAGATGTGGGACGCGAAATTGCCCGGCCGGTCGATATCGGAAGCTGGGATTCTCCACAAACCCTACGCGTGAAACAGTGAGGAAGCAGTAGCCTTTGATATTTGATCTTCATAAGGAAGACATAATTTCACTTACGTTGAAGAAGTTCGTAGCTTTACGTTCCGTGAAAAGTCCCGGGATTTGATTGCCTAGTGCCGTACGATAGTTGCCCAGCAGCAGTTGGCGAGCTTTTTCGAATGACTTGGTCGCACCAGGCGCGTGCATGTAATGGTGAACCAATCTGTACATAGATTTGTAGTGCTCCGGAAAGCGAGTGATGCATTCCTCCAGGTTTTTAATGCAAAGCTTAAAAATCGTGTCCCTTTCGGTGGAGTTTATCAATTGTTGGTTCTGTGGGGAGAAAGTGCGGGGAATAAGGGTTACACATTCTTCTATCGTGTGCTAGCGAGAGGCTCTAACGTACAATAGTTTCGTCATCTGTCGAAGAGCTGTCGCTGTCGGAATCCGATGATGAATCTGAATCACTGTCCGAGGAGTCGCTACTCGATGAAGATGTGCTGGTTGTGGTAGTagtcgttgttgtcgttgttgaGGTTATGGCACTTTCCTGTGAGCCTCGTCGAAGTGCGGGTTGCGCATCGACGAGCTGTTTAATTTCTTCGACCCGAATATGTTCAACTGGACGGTGTTGCTGATTTGCCGGTGATGGAATACTCTGATCAACGTGCATCTCAGAAGACGGTTCGGAAGGAGCAACAACGGGTATGTCGGGCTGTGGACTGTTAAGCGACAGGGTCTGTTCCACGTCTAGCAGGTTAGGATTAGCCACCACGCTATCGGTTGTCTGATCAGAGGTTACTTTGGGTTCCTGGCCATCCATTGCTTCCACAGCACCAACAATCTCGGGCTCTGCAATCTTAGCAACCTTCGGAGAAGCAACGGAAGTTTCAATAGCAACTGTGGCTACGCCAGGATTGCTGTTTCCATTATTTGACCCTGCTGCATTGGATGTCATTTTCCGCTTCAACATAGTTTCATTGATTTTAGCACGGTTCACTGCAAACGGACTGGTGGCCAGTTCCTTCAGGGTACGTAGAAACAATCTCgaagtttttttgttgatcgGCGAATGCTGCTCAACGTACTTGATGACGGCCGCATTGATACGGTAGAAGATTTCCAGCGCCTCGATCGCCAACGGCGACGGGCTGCTGTGATTAATCTTAATCGGATACGTGGCACTGCACTCGTACAGGTACTTGGCCGACTTGAGGTAGTGCGTCAAGTAAACGGCCGgatgttcctttttcttctcggCTATCTTACCCAACATGTAATGATGGAGCCATATTTCGTCCTCATGATTGTTGCCATtctcctgctgttgctgctgctctggtgGTGCCTCTTCTGACGTTCCGGGGAAGCACATCTTTTCAAGACTCACCTTATTGAAGCAACTAAAAGCGATGTCTAGGCAACGCTCCTTGTGCGTTTCCACAAGTGCAAAACTGAACAAATCAATGTCGGTTAGATAAATTGTCGAAAGTGTCCTTAAAATCCTATTTACCTCTCCATCGAAAGTGTATCACTCAAAAGCTTCAAACTACGCGAGCAGAAGGAGTGAATGTTGTACGCGAACGAACCATACTCGATCCACAGTTGTGAATCGTCTTCGTTGAGTTGCAAACATTGGTCAAAACACTTCATCCCGTTGTCGGTTTCATCCAGAAATTCTTGCAACCTATTGCATCAAGTTAGGTATGATTAACTCTTCATACGATCATGCCAAGCGCGTTGTAAACTTACGGTATCACTTCGGTTGAGTTTAGTTTCGTTTCCACTTTGCTCGCTTTCGACAGCGATATTCCTGCCCACGAGTCGAACCGAGACGGTTCTAGCGCCAGATCCATGACGTAGTACTTGATCGCCCGCGTAAAGTCGCGACTCTTAAAGTAGTAATCGGCCAACAGGTAGAAAATGGGTTTAATTTCACTCTGCAATACGTTGGCCGCATCTGGCAAAATGTTTCCTTTGCCGTCGATAAATTCCGATATCGGACGGGACAGCTTAACGATATCGATTTCGGACGGAATGAGTAAAATA encodes the following:
- the LOC131207184 gene encoding LOW QUALITY PROTEIN: calcineurin-binding protein cabin-1-like (The sequence of the model RefSeq protein was modified relative to this genomic sequence to represent the inferred CDS: substituted 3 bases at 3 genomic stop codons); the encoded protein is MIRISALNEEESDDSNGFDSELIVTKEAEETIAISEYVRGLQMKKENRQQEALELLLELLDTQVIHDVTSTQTDSKLFAVKYNCYRNIGLIYEEQKKEGLAIEFLMKAMDLDETDVYTMSRLARMALKSGQLQISKLYFEKCLKRNPNHWPSMDGLLKVFCSASNVVEAYGWASQCHRKDTRSTLYTDVLRAIRERFKSTLPYLDTVFIMSPITDFEAEEKRRPLALALATFDRLFSPKSKYEPPDFTIMPDILKQELQIDDLSFETIGNMLVKLNERMEELDLRCVFILDTETLFCERHQEKLEKMEEDVQETPAATESVADLVTAREDSRMEIEEDETCGKSXEIPQXIEVRHRNVWLVLDEANETMVASFTKITDDTNGNGTSAADSADSGVDANEQKNKSRRRGSELKILEQWGWHKNRRSTRKKSIQELNDPADSTVESFFRLSLKQHLSEEKPFKGSPFTVDTKEVAPQDKGSECKDSEEVIPESVTNQADYCSECNVQNFIGEMKQNEIDVYALMYGFLTHVSKSWGIATKVELRSIYLKVHRSFVQYTDYDAWNLLSEERLEKIFQISVFYLELKLDAGLANPSEEYKNGIFDDFDDSIFHRCRFYLGSLGNDKIIAIYRIRLLWIGYVLDCSVKNFDAALDHLYLLQEIICSADGARVELSFPNQQSNTSISGEKIRELIGETERKLRIEQVKRHYEDGDFEQVVDILKDTLRYYTTIGNPNETILSLVTQSQMLLESLWNIGEMEECFVWSEKSFTFSVHQFVTAASQHDSRKTRQWASNVNFALVYIVSIIKQEGCFMFELLGANLSRLIQSLHRLLTHQLDPSVERNYTAQLCLIECWRAWIILYYILERQDDLEGSVKVNRSSCIMDQNGTFEVEPERLCNSVMMCFVAHELLGKKNWCSKGDSGLLFHTLDVVVPKIRSPLLEPFREILNEYLEQMTYCLYGYPQKRPRLRHIQDHCAVQVALTWERAIQLFDLYRPDNLPEFNSYKLESISADMEALLQRIILLIPSEIDIVKLSRPISEFIDGKGNILPDAANVLQSEIKPIFYLLADYYFKSRDFTRAIKYYVMDLALEPSRFDSWAGISLSKASKVETKLNSTEVIPLQEFLDETDNGMKCFDQCLQLNEDDSQLWIEYGSFAYNIHSFCSRSLKLLSDTLSMESFALVETHKERCLDIAFSCFNKVSLEKMCFPGTSEEAPPEQQQQQENGNNHEDEIWLHHYMLGKIAEKKKEHPAVYLTHYLKSAKYLYECSATYPIKINHSSPSPLAIEALEIFYRINAAVIKYVEQHSPINKKTSRLFLRTLKELATSPFAVNRAKINETMLKRKMTSNAAGSNNGNSNPGVATVAIETSVASPKVAKIAEPEIVGAVEAMDGQEPKVTSDQTTDSVVANPNLLDVEQTLSLNSPQPDIPVVAPSEPSSEMHVDQSIPSPANQQHRPVEHIRVEEIKQLVDAQPALRRGSQESAITSTTTTTTTTTTSTSSSSSDSSDSDSDSSSDSDSDSSSTDDETINQQLINSTERDTIFKLCIKNLEECITRFPEHYKSMYRLVHHYMHAPGATKSFEKARQLLLGNYRTALGNQIPGLFTERKATNFFNGLWRIPASDIDRPGNFASHISKCVIVLMETLKEFLEHEILLELALQLHRTPEPDKKYLNDYERKELVQQAILFCVQVYRSLLKKSADGRNDTDLLSLMIEVYKAYRKIVKNIQPKEPLFASVMIDAYRAFVSDKVAKLPETTNMFDLAIKLCTYEMNYRKTQEKQQNAVGVAGGTTGALATGPIATTANGGKQTITSGDLPAMVIVPMQPISANFIPGLTKQNRRVPISKITTSTAVLSEPLGSLPQHYNYPMPAHQLAQSGTMSTMITDLSSRVTITPIKLDAAGGKSAIPSTFGTSTSFSQHQQSNVTKMPPSASADIQLSITPGPSSASGTPSSAASTSSTLFQQYLKIFSTMPNIASIGNNPMMKAALTEYLASFKLPQPTASALSPNTERSTDTPPQLTASTVMIPKSTMGSQDYFLGQQTLTGAGGGGGAKKTSAKSSTVTTLLPGSFEQQHQLATITLSTVSSSSSSSSQKRDRVSSPFAGSSQLPGRVASPLPMLTITPSEGPIVARSKEPTGSRKSKSKKALGPQARPTPYARPTPPPPSGIPQLAVPGLSIEPVLGPLMQPMGTAGVGKPPSAATSNPNAGLAEKAAGAGTSMMDLVASYTELLQKYPHMARSLAGVIAGVGSTTKTSTGGSRAKSAKQSNKASPKSTVGSGAGNRGFSTAGPTNIPRIGATITPLPSGFSVDSYGRPATSTSGMSITAATSPSSSLSSSSVTMLQQLGRXASNQQQAKTLQQKLAERQKANKARETENVSIGTSSGGQPAKANTDPMDVIVLE